From a region of the Marinomonas mediterranea MMB-1 genome:
- a CDS encoding 50S ribosomal protein L25/general stress protein Ctc: MTVIIEAAPRSEEGKGASRRLRKQGLVPAVIYGGETEAQSVTFKNNELVKAVANVAFLTSVVEVSVDGAAQKVLVKSLQRHPSTGDVMHVDLLRIAEDKTIATRIPLEFVNAEKSEGVKAQGGRLSVEAKLAEVRCLPKDLPASLIVDAIDGQLGQIFHLSDAQLPEGVELVALLKGGDHNQPIARIGKAKR, from the coding sequence ATGACTGTTATTATCGAAGCAGCTCCACGCTCAGAAGAAGGTAAAGGTGCGAGCCGCCGCCTTCGCAAACAAGGTTTAGTTCCTGCTGTCATCTACGGTGGCGAGACAGAAGCTCAATCTGTTACTTTCAAAAACAATGAACTTGTTAAAGCTGTTGCTAACGTTGCTTTCTTGACAAGTGTTGTTGAAGTTTCTGTCGATGGCGCTGCACAAAAAGTATTGGTTAAGTCTCTACAACGCCACCCATCTACTGGCGACGTAATGCACGTTGACCTACTACGTATTGCTGAAGACAAGACGATTGCTACTCGCATCCCTCTTGAATTCGTAAACGCAGAGAAAAGTGAAGGTGTTAAAGCTCAAGGTGGACGCCTTTCTGTTGAAGCTAAGCTTGCAGAAGTACGTTGTCTTCCAAAAGACCTACCAGCTTCTCTAATCGTTGACGCTATCGACGGTCAACTAGGTCAAATTTTCCACTTGTCTGATGCTCAACTACCAGAAGGCGTGGAATTGGTTGCTCTACTAAAAGGTGGAGATCACAACCAGCCTATCGCTCGTATCGGTAAAGCTAAGCGTTAA
- the pth gene encoding aminoacyl-tRNA hydrolase has translation MAVFKLLVGLGNPGSEYENTRHNAGAQWIEALARQSQCSLRSEKKFFGEFAKAYIGGEECYLLIPTTYMNLSGKSVQAVCQFYKILPEQVLVIHDELDIPPGTVKLKKGGGHGGHNGLKDIISKLGNNRDFGRLRIGIGHPGHASQVASYVLKKAPTEEYDQIEKTIDESLRYCDDIVRGELSNAMNHLHSFKA, from the coding sequence GTGGCAGTTTTTAAATTACTCGTTGGCCTTGGTAACCCAGGCTCAGAATATGAAAACACTCGCCACAATGCTGGCGCTCAATGGATAGAAGCACTGGCTCGTCAGAGTCAGTGCTCTCTTCGCTCCGAGAAAAAATTCTTTGGCGAATTTGCTAAAGCTTATATAGGTGGTGAAGAATGCTACTTACTCATTCCTACGACCTATATGAATTTAAGCGGCAAATCGGTTCAAGCCGTTTGTCAGTTCTATAAAATCCTTCCTGAACAAGTGCTCGTCATACATGACGAACTTGATATTCCTCCTGGTACAGTAAAACTCAAAAAAGGTGGCGGTCATGGCGGTCACAATGGCCTCAAAGATATTATTTCAAAATTAGGGAATAATAGAGATTTTGGGCGCTTACGCATCGGTATTGGCCACCCAGGCCACGCCAGCCAAGTTGCGAGCTATGTACTAAAAAAAGCACCTACCGAGGAATACGATCAGATAGAAAAAACAATAGACGAATCATTGCGCTACTGCGACGACATAGTGCGTGGCGAATTAAGTAATGCGATGAATCACCTTCACAGCTTCAAAGCTTAA
- a CDS encoding tetratricopeptide repeat protein produces the protein MTNADQRSLLRTAFSLHRLPISKVATFLSIAIGINACAVNQEQDSTAELQTEQSSTFNFESETHEHVSNEHLTKLLEAEFLLQREGPGAAYDKFATILRSEKSPAMAKRVTNIAIASQNPAYIEESTNLWISIDPKAEEPYPLQLQIYFASGRYKQASELISRALEHDVSLQFLPTFLDQHSREVDTLETVRLALDELPKGALKNIYLQLSNNRLDFFSGHYTAVEAAIIDNLFETAPKTECKSLYVILGYSQNQLGKTEAAIETLLKGLNDFPNSKHLLIPVIELLVADNQLTRASELYNNAKLSSFDQTQLGLTFAGKLLEHHHYDNALSVLNSLPEKQYGFQDQTKLLTADALNKLGKPIEALNTLKTVDGPLAWNATQQIIRLLYTLKRENEINALVFERLNEEKLQEETMSVAGLHEYNKRPDLSLEFINTVLEAHPNADAIRYKKAILLESLDQWEAAIAELKKLVDSSPDNPQYLNALGYTILVNSNDLELAQNYIEKAYAIDNDDPAIIDSLGWVLFLRDDLDQATFYLQKAWELLKDAEIGAHYGETLWRQGHQSLANDIWRKAYQITPEYPVLMETLNRLNPDLITELQN, from the coding sequence ATGACTAATGCTGACCAGCGCAGTCTTTTAAGGACGGCATTTTCACTTCATCGCCTACCTATATCAAAGGTGGCTACCTTCCTATCTATAGCAATAGGGATAAACGCATGTGCGGTGAATCAAGAGCAAGATTCGACTGCCGAGCTGCAAACCGAACAATCAAGTACATTCAATTTTGAGTCAGAAACACACGAACATGTCTCGAATGAGCATCTGACAAAATTACTTGAAGCGGAATTTTTGCTGCAAAGAGAGGGTCCGGGCGCTGCATATGACAAGTTTGCAACAATACTACGCAGTGAAAAAAGCCCTGCCATGGCAAAACGCGTAACCAACATTGCCATAGCTAGTCAAAACCCCGCGTATATTGAAGAAAGCACTAATTTATGGATTTCCATCGACCCGAAGGCGGAAGAGCCATACCCTTTGCAACTGCAAATTTATTTTGCTAGCGGTCGATACAAACAAGCTTCGGAGCTTATTTCACGCGCACTTGAACATGATGTGTCATTGCAATTTTTACCGACCTTTCTAGACCAACATTCAAGAGAAGTAGATACCTTAGAAACCGTTCGTCTTGCGCTCGACGAACTCCCCAAAGGCGCCCTCAAAAATATTTACTTACAACTCAGCAACAATCGTTTGGACTTTTTTTCTGGTCACTACACCGCTGTTGAAGCTGCTATTATTGACAACTTATTTGAAACCGCGCCAAAGACAGAATGCAAATCACTCTACGTTATTTTGGGGTACTCACAAAACCAACTGGGTAAAACAGAAGCGGCTATTGAAACTCTGTTAAAAGGCCTCAACGATTTCCCAAACAGCAAGCATTTATTGATTCCTGTGATTGAGCTTTTAGTTGCGGACAATCAACTCACCCGCGCATCAGAGCTTTATAATAATGCAAAACTGTCCAGCTTTGATCAAACTCAACTTGGCCTTACCTTCGCTGGCAAACTACTTGAGCATCATCATTATGACAATGCATTAAGTGTGCTAAACAGTCTGCCTGAAAAACAGTATGGTTTTCAGGATCAAACGAAACTACTCACTGCAGACGCGCTGAATAAACTCGGTAAGCCTATTGAAGCGCTCAACACCCTAAAAACAGTAGACGGACCATTGGCGTGGAACGCAACTCAACAGATTATTCGTTTGCTGTATACCCTGAAACGTGAAAATGAGATTAATGCGCTTGTGTTTGAGAGACTCAACGAGGAAAAACTTCAAGAAGAAACCATGTCTGTTGCAGGCCTACACGAGTACAACAAAAGACCAGATTTATCACTTGAATTTATTAATACCGTCCTAGAAGCACACCCAAACGCCGACGCAATAAGGTATAAAAAAGCAATATTGCTTGAATCTCTCGATCAGTGGGAAGCGGCTATCGCCGAGCTCAAAAAATTAGTCGATAGCAGTCCTGACAACCCTCAGTATCTGAATGCGCTTGGGTATACCATACTGGTTAACTCAAACGACCTTGAACTTGCTCAAAACTACATAGAAAAAGCGTATGCTATAGACAATGATGATCCTGCTATTATCGACAGTCTCGGCTGGGTACTCTTTTTACGAGACGATTTGGATCAGGCTACCTTTTACCTGCAAAAAGCGTGGGAGCTGTTAAAAGACGCCGAAATAGGTGCACACTATGGTGAAACGCTTTGGCGTCAAGGACATCAGTCTCTAGCAAATGACATCTGGCGAAAGGCTTATCAAATCACACCTGAATACCCTGTATTGATGGAAACACTAAATCGCTTAAACCCCGACTTAATTACGGAGCTACAAAACTGA
- the ispE gene encoding 4-(cytidine 5'-diphospho)-2-C-methyl-D-erythritol kinase, producing the protein MTNHSISLPSPAKLNLFLHITGRRNDGYHELQTIFQFINVCDQLDFTTTNDALVHILPAIKGVPLEENLIYKAAQALKPFAKNEAFGANISLKKRLPMGGGIGGGSSNAATTLLALNQLWQCDLSTDALANIGRHLGADVPVFVRGNAAFAEGIGELLTPVEPETPFYLLVKPDCHVATGQIFADKYLTRDTPPIRIAHALKLSGQNDCLEVVKKHNPEVNEAFEWLQDYGDVKLTGTGACLFIAYNTIEDAERVRASVPKKWQTWVCQGCNVSPTHLALNQWIKKQKSLRLNSELSKPDE; encoded by the coding sequence ATGACGAACCACTCAATATCTCTCCCCTCACCCGCCAAGCTCAATCTATTTTTGCACATTACAGGACGCCGAAACGACGGCTATCACGAGCTACAAACTATTTTCCAGTTTATTAATGTCTGCGATCAACTTGACTTTACTACTACAAACGACGCCCTAGTCCATATATTACCGGCAATAAAAGGCGTCCCCCTAGAGGAAAACTTAATATACAAGGCTGCTCAAGCCCTAAAGCCCTTCGCAAAAAATGAAGCGTTTGGAGCAAACATATCCCTAAAGAAACGTCTACCAATGGGAGGGGGGATCGGCGGAGGAAGTTCCAATGCAGCAACAACGTTACTCGCGCTTAACCAACTATGGCAATGCGACCTATCGACCGATGCACTCGCAAACATTGGCAGACACTTAGGAGCTGACGTACCCGTTTTTGTAAGAGGAAACGCAGCCTTTGCAGAAGGAATAGGTGAACTCCTAACACCAGTAGAGCCGGAAACCCCATTTTATCTACTGGTAAAACCAGATTGCCATGTCGCAACTGGTCAAATTTTTGCCGATAAATATTTGACAAGAGACACCCCGCCCATCAGAATAGCGCACGCTTTAAAGCTGAGTGGACAAAACGACTGTTTAGAGGTTGTAAAAAAGCATAATCCTGAAGTGAACGAGGCATTTGAATGGCTTCAAGACTACGGTGACGTAAAGCTAACCGGAACAGGCGCGTGCTTATTTATAGCTTATAACACGATCGAAGACGCTGAGCGAGTGAGAGCGTCAGTACCCAAAAAATGGCAGACTTGGGTTTGTCAAGGTTGCAACGTATCTCCTACTCATTTAGCACTCAACCAGTGGATTAAGAAGCAAAAGAGCCTGCGGCTCAACAGCGAATTAAGTAAGCCAGATGAATAG
- the hemA gene encoding glutamyl-tRNA reductase: protein MPLITVGVNHKTAPVAIREKVAFAPEKMMEALSSLTSEQVANEAVIVSTCNRTELYCTVSDFAKLDDVVEWLSRYHGVEYDDLRKYCYSYVEDESIRHIMRVASGLDSLILGEPQILGQVKSAFAVSEEGRYISRDLRSLFQKTFSVAKQVRTDTAIGENPVSIAFAAVSLAQRIFADIRQSTALLVGAGQTIELVARHLKEAGIKRIIVANRTLTRAETLAKELDAEAILLGELHDFLPNADIVISSTASQLPIIGKGMVERATHKRRHNPMLLVDIAVPRDIEPEVEEVKDAYLYTVDDLHSVIDENIKAREDAAKTAEDIVENGVQSYRRAVESRKVSDLIVTYRAKSEQTKQAELEKALKNLQSGQNAEQVVAKLAHSLMNKLIHAPTLYMREAGAQADENALDIASSVLGLLDDRESQSGSNDKKYNEEKDNKE, encoded by the coding sequence ATGCCTCTAATTACTGTGGGAGTTAACCACAAGACAGCGCCAGTTGCTATTCGAGAGAAGGTTGCCTTTGCTCCTGAGAAAATGATGGAAGCGTTATCTTCTCTCACCTCAGAGCAAGTGGCTAATGAGGCCGTGATTGTTTCAACATGCAACCGTACCGAGCTGTATTGCACGGTGAGTGACTTTGCTAAATTGGACGATGTTGTCGAATGGTTAAGTCGGTATCACGGTGTTGAATATGATGATCTTCGTAAATACTGCTACAGCTATGTAGAAGATGAGAGTATTCGTCATATTATGCGCGTAGCGTCCGGCTTGGACTCTCTGATTTTAGGTGAACCTCAGATTTTAGGTCAGGTTAAATCTGCGTTTGCTGTATCGGAAGAAGGGCGATACATAAGTCGAGATTTACGTTCTTTATTTCAGAAAACATTTTCTGTCGCGAAGCAGGTCCGAACGGATACAGCAATTGGTGAAAACCCTGTGTCCATCGCGTTTGCTGCGGTCAGCCTAGCTCAGCGTATTTTTGCAGATATTCGTCAAAGTACAGCGTTGTTGGTTGGTGCCGGTCAGACAATTGAATTGGTCGCACGACATCTTAAAGAAGCCGGTATAAAGCGTATTATTGTCGCTAATCGTACGTTAACCCGAGCGGAAACGCTGGCTAAAGAGTTGGATGCAGAAGCAATATTGTTAGGTGAGCTGCATGACTTTTTACCGAATGCAGACATTGTTATATCGTCTACAGCCAGTCAGTTGCCCATTATTGGCAAAGGCATGGTGGAACGGGCGACCCACAAACGTCGTCATAACCCCATGTTGTTGGTCGATATTGCGGTACCACGTGACATTGAGCCTGAAGTAGAAGAAGTTAAAGACGCATACTTATATACGGTTGATGACCTGCACTCGGTTATTGATGAAAATATAAAAGCCCGAGAAGACGCTGCTAAAACCGCTGAAGATATTGTTGAGAACGGCGTTCAATCCTATCGGCGTGCGGTGGAGTCACGCAAGGTATCCGATTTAATTGTTACTTATCGGGCGAAATCAGAGCAAACAAAACAAGCTGAGCTTGAAAAAGCCCTTAAGAATTTACAATCTGGGCAAAATGCAGAGCAAGTGGTTGCAAAGCTTGCGCATAGCTTGATGAACAAACTGATTCACGCGCCGACGCTCTATATGAGAGAGGCGGGAGCGCAAGCTGACGAGAATGCTCTGGATATCGCATCGTCGGTCCTTGGCCTGTTGGATGATAGAGAGAGTCAATCTGGCAGCAATGATAAAAAATATAACGAAGAAAAAGACAACAAAGAATGA
- a CDS encoding ribose-phosphate diphosphokinase yields MSKLMVFTGNANPELARRVVRRLGLPIGNATVGKFSDGEITVEINENVRGKDVFIIQSTCAPSNDNLMELIVMADALRRASATRVTAVIPYFGYARQDRRVRSARVPITAKVVADMISAVGINRVLTVDLHADQIQGFFDIPVDNVYATPLLLDDLQRQGHENITVVSPDVGGVVRARAFAKMLDDADLAIIDKRRPRANEAQIMHLIGDVEGKTCVLVDDMCDTGGTLCAAAKALKEHGAEKVLAYCTHPVLSGKAIENISNSVLDELVVADTIPLTQAAQNCKQIRQLSMSDILAEAVRRVCNEESISAMFGA; encoded by the coding sequence GTGTCTAAGTTGATGGTTTTTACCGGTAATGCTAACCCTGAACTCGCACGCAGGGTTGTACGTCGTCTGGGACTGCCTATCGGTAACGCTACCGTAGGTAAATTCAGCGATGGTGAAATTACGGTCGAGATCAATGAAAACGTACGCGGTAAAGATGTTTTCATAATACAGTCTACATGCGCGCCAAGTAATGACAACCTAATGGAGTTGATCGTAATGGCAGATGCGTTGAGACGAGCGTCTGCAACACGAGTTACCGCTGTTATTCCCTATTTTGGTTATGCACGCCAAGACCGAAGAGTAAGATCTGCTAGGGTGCCAATTACAGCCAAAGTAGTTGCGGACATGATTTCTGCAGTGGGTATCAATCGTGTATTAACCGTTGATTTGCACGCTGACCAAATTCAGGGATTTTTTGACATCCCGGTAGATAATGTATATGCAACTCCATTGCTACTAGACGACTTACAGCGTCAAGGGCATGAAAATATTACCGTTGTATCACCAGATGTAGGTGGTGTTGTTCGTGCACGAGCATTCGCAAAAATGCTTGATGATGCAGACCTTGCCATTATTGACAAGCGCCGCCCACGTGCAAATGAAGCGCAAATAATGCACCTAATCGGTGATGTGGAAGGTAAAACCTGCGTTCTCGTCGACGACATGTGTGATACAGGCGGAACACTCTGTGCTGCCGCGAAAGCACTAAAAGAGCACGGCGCAGAAAAAGTACTAGCGTACTGTACACACCCAGTACTATCGGGGAAAGCAATAGAAAACATAAGCAATTCGGTGCTTGATGAACTTGTTGTAGCGGATACTATTCCTCTCACACAAGCTGCACAGAACTGCAAACAAATCCGCCAATTGTCGATGTCTGACATTTTGGCAGAGGCTGTTCGTCGCGTTTGCAACGAAGAGTCTATTAGTGCCATGTTTGGGGCCTAA
- the lolB gene encoding lipoprotein insertase outer membrane protein LolB produces the protein MKTKLAVIAISAFLAACSSQPNKVEKQFTDASEISAWDTQGRVGIRTKDDAISGNFNWHHTNEAFELNIVGPFGQGSTELSKTKDGIVTLKNSDQTVTGDNAERLLFSQLGWRFPVAQVKYWIRGLPYPFSEARIENQPDNITLPKRIEQDGWEVSYNSYMDVNNLELPRKIQVSKPPYRVNLIITNWTVQ, from the coding sequence ATGAAAACCAAATTAGCAGTAATCGCGATCAGCGCATTCTTAGCGGCCTGTTCATCTCAACCGAACAAAGTTGAAAAACAATTTACTGATGCCTCAGAGATATCCGCATGGGACACTCAAGGAAGAGTTGGAATTAGGACAAAAGACGATGCTATATCTGGCAATTTTAATTGGCACCATACTAACGAAGCATTTGAACTCAATATAGTCGGGCCTTTCGGACAGGGCTCTACTGAACTTAGCAAAACAAAGGATGGTATTGTTACGTTAAAAAACAGCGATCAAACAGTGACAGGCGACAACGCAGAACGCTTATTATTTTCTCAACTTGGTTGGCGCTTTCCCGTTGCACAGGTGAAATACTGGATCCGAGGACTGCCTTACCCATTTAGTGAAGCTCGTATTGAAAATCAACCTGACAACATCACCTTACCTAAGCGCATAGAACAAGATGGCTGGGAAGTGTCGTACAATAGCTATATGGATGTAAACAACTTAGAACTCCCTAGAAAGATACAAGTTTCTAAGCCGCCGTACCGAGTTAATTTGATTATTACAAACTGGACCGTTCAATAA
- a CDS encoding TIGR04219 family outer membrane beta-barrel protein, whose translation MRRALIASSLILAGSAAQADVLGLTAEAGYYMPDATFDGSISGTSANKDLSAENTGYFGVAFEHPIPVIPNIRLQGSSLETKSADTQIKVDTTDYTLYYEFLDGLLWLDLDAGISLRSMDVDASTGSSSASESVLLPSGYLAAYVALPGLPVKFGGELKTLSIGDSSITDMTYKVKYESPFLVGVEAGYRQAHFTIDEGNIDVKTEFDGAFIGAFIDF comes from the coding sequence ATGAGACGAGCTCTAATCGCATCATCCCTCATCCTTGCTGGCAGCGCAGCACAAGCAGACGTACTTGGACTCACTGCTGAAGCAGGCTACTACATGCCAGATGCTACGTTTGACGGAAGCATCAGCGGCACTTCTGCAAATAAAGATCTTTCTGCAGAAAACACAGGATACTTTGGCGTTGCATTTGAGCACCCGATTCCTGTCATCCCAAATATTCGTCTTCAAGGTAGTAGCTTAGAAACCAAATCTGCAGACACACAGATTAAAGTTGATACAACAGACTACACTTTGTATTACGAATTTTTAGATGGACTACTATGGCTCGACCTTGATGCAGGTATTTCTTTGAGAAGCATGGATGTTGATGCTTCTACAGGCTCTTCTAGCGCGTCTGAAAGCGTACTTCTGCCATCAGGCTATCTAGCTGCCTATGTTGCTCTTCCAGGCCTTCCTGTGAAGTTTGGTGGAGAGTTGAAAACACTGTCTATCGGTGATTCAAGCATTACAGACATGACCTATAAGGTGAAATACGAATCACCTTTCTTGGTGGGTGTGGAAGCTGGCTACCGTCAAGCGCACTTCACAATTGACGAAGGCAACATCGACGTAAAAACAGAATTTGACGGCGCATTTATCGGTGCTTTCATAGACTTTTAA
- the iolG gene encoding inositol 2-dehydrogenase: protein MLNFALFGAGRIGKMHAKNIQSMAQANLKYVFDVYAPAAQDVAAANGAQAISTIDEVLNDSEVDAVLIATSTDTHVDLIIQAAKAGKAILCEKPIDLDTEIVNRCLDEIKECQVPIQIGFNRRYDPSHAAAAKAAQDGGLGKLEQVVITSRDPGMAPVEYLKSSGGIFRDMIIHDFDMARFVLNEEIVEVQAIGSALVDEKITEIGDVDSAMLIMKSESGKLVHVNGSRRASYGYDQRVEVFCEGGMAISNNQTATSLERYTKHTTQEKAPLHNFFIDRYEDAYNLQLISFIENVEAGTPVTPSFEDGRRAQMLADAAQKSLETGEKVVLAWS from the coding sequence ATGTTGAATTTTGCTTTGTTCGGCGCAGGCCGAATTGGAAAAATGCATGCGAAAAATATTCAGTCTATGGCGCAAGCCAACCTAAAATATGTGTTTGATGTGTATGCACCTGCGGCACAAGATGTCGCAGCGGCTAATGGTGCGCAAGCGATTTCGACGATTGATGAAGTGTTGAATGATTCTGAGGTAGACGCTGTATTGATCGCGACCAGCACCGATACGCATGTTGACTTGATTATACAGGCAGCAAAAGCAGGTAAGGCGATTTTATGTGAAAAGCCTATCGATCTTGATACAGAGATTGTTAATCGTTGTCTCGATGAAATTAAAGAATGTCAGGTTCCCATTCAAATTGGTTTTAACCGTCGTTATGATCCGAGTCATGCGGCAGCCGCGAAAGCGGCACAAGATGGCGGTCTGGGTAAGCTTGAGCAGGTCGTAATTACAAGCCGTGATCCCGGTATGGCACCTGTAGAGTATTTAAAGTCCTCAGGTGGTATTTTTAGAGACATGATTATTCATGACTTTGACATGGCTCGCTTTGTTCTCAATGAAGAAATTGTAGAAGTCCAAGCGATAGGCAGCGCCTTAGTCGATGAAAAAATCACAGAAATCGGTGATGTTGATAGTGCGATGCTGATTATGAAAAGTGAATCCGGTAAGTTGGTTCATGTAAATGGCTCACGTCGCGCGTCATATGGCTATGATCAGCGTGTAGAAGTGTTTTGTGAAGGTGGGATGGCTATTTCAAACAACCAAACTGCAACGTCATTAGAGCGTTACACAAAACACACCACGCAAGAAAAGGCCCCTCTGCATAACTTTTTTATTGATCGCTATGAGGATGCATACAATTTGCAGCTCATTTCGTTTATTGAAAATGTTGAGGCAGGAACGCCAGTTACACCAAGCTTTGAAGATGGCCGTCGAGCTCAAATGCTTGCCGATGCGGCTCAAAAGTCGTTAGAAACCGGTGAGAAAGTCGTTCTGGCTTGGTCTTAA
- the ychF gene encoding redox-regulated ATPase YchF, whose translation MGFNCGIVGLPNVGKSTLFNALTKAGIGAENFPFCTIEPNAGIVAMPDPRLDALAEIVKPERVLATTMEFVDIAGLVEGASKGEGLGNKFLANIRETDAIAHVVRCFEDDNVIHVANQVNPTADIEVINLELIFADLESIDKQIFRTAKTAKSGNKDAIAHKAFLESIKQHLEDGKPVRTMEFTDDQAKEVKQLHLLTTKPTMYIANVSEDGFENNPHLEVVTKIAASEGAMVVPICNQLEAEISELDAEEMQDFLDEMGMSEPGLDRVIRAGYELLGLQTYFTAGVKEVRAWTVKQGATAPQSAGVIHTDFEKGFIRAEVVSYDDFIQYQGENGAKDAGKWRLEGKDYIVKDGDVMHFRFNV comes from the coding sequence ATGGGCTTTAACTGCGGTATCGTCGGCTTACCAAACGTCGGCAAATCAACTCTTTTTAACGCTCTCACCAAAGCAGGCATTGGTGCAGAGAACTTCCCATTTTGTACCATCGAACCTAACGCTGGTATCGTCGCTATGCCAGACCCAAGGCTTGATGCTCTGGCAGAAATCGTAAAGCCTGAACGCGTATTAGCGACCACAATGGAATTCGTTGATATTGCAGGCTTGGTTGAAGGCGCCTCCAAAGGTGAAGGCCTTGGAAACAAGTTTCTAGCCAACATTCGCGAAACAGATGCGATCGCACACGTTGTACGATGCTTTGAGGACGACAATGTCATTCACGTCGCCAATCAAGTAAACCCTACGGCTGATATTGAAGTAATCAACTTAGAGCTTATTTTTGCGGACCTTGAATCCATCGATAAGCAAATCTTTAGAACCGCTAAAACGGCGAAAAGTGGCAACAAAGATGCCATTGCTCACAAAGCCTTCTTAGAATCTATTAAACAGCATCTAGAAGACGGCAAGCCGGTTCGAACCATGGAATTTACAGACGACCAGGCTAAAGAAGTGAAACAACTTCATTTACTTACCACAAAGCCTACGATGTATATTGCCAATGTTTCTGAAGATGGTTTTGAAAACAACCCACACCTTGAGGTAGTTACTAAAATAGCCGCTTCTGAAGGCGCTATGGTGGTTCCTATCTGCAACCAGCTTGAAGCCGAAATCTCCGAGCTAGACGCCGAAGAAATGCAAGACTTCTTAGATGAAATGGGGATGAGCGAACCAGGCCTTGATCGCGTTATACGAGCAGGCTACGAATTACTAGGCTTGCAGACCTACTTTACCGCAGGCGTAAAAGAAGTAAGGGCATGGACAGTAAAACAAGGCGCAACAGCTCCACAATCGGCTGGTGTTATTCATACCGACTTTGAGAAAGGGTTCATTCGTGCAGAAGTGGTCAGCTACGACGACTTTATACAGTACCAAGGCGAAAACGGCGCAAAAGACGCAGGTAAATGGCGCCTCGAAGGAAAAGACTATATCGTCAAAGATGGCGATGTTATGCACTTCCGCTTCAATGTTTAA